A portion of the Bacteroidota bacterium genome contains these proteins:
- a CDS encoding nuclear transport factor 2 family protein: protein MHPNAILIQRFYEGFQEKNYRQMGECYHDSATFQDPVFTLKNGKEARAMWHFLCTNGKDLKVIFSDVQADDHQGSAHWEATYTFSGTGRKVHNVIDAKFEFKDGKIFVHKDSFKFYKWTRMALGATGTLLGWTPLVKNKVRGTAMGGLKKFMADKPEYQ from the coding sequence ATGCACCCCAACGCAATTCTCATTCAGCGCTTTTACGAAGGTTTCCAAGAAAAAAATTACCGGCAAATGGGCGAATGCTACCATGATTCGGCAACATTTCAAGATCCCGTATTTACGCTGAAAAACGGCAAGGAGGCCCGCGCCATGTGGCACTTTCTCTGCACCAATGGCAAAGACCTCAAAGTGATCTTCAGTGACGTACAAGCCGATGACCACCAAGGATCTGCGCATTGGGAGGCGACCTATACGTTCAGCGGAACAGGTCGTAAAGTGCACAACGTGATTGATGCCAAATTTGAATTCAAAGACGGCAAGATTTTCGTACACAAAGACAGCTTCAAATTCTACAAATGGACACGCATGGCGCTCGGCGCAACGGGAACCCTGCTCGGTTGGACACCGCTGGTCAAAAACAAAGTGCGTGGCACCGCGATGGGCGGTCTCAAAAAATTCATGGCCGACAAGCCTGAGTATCAGTGA
- a CDS encoding DsbA family oxidoreductase encodes MKVEIWSDIMCPFCYIGKRKFELALAQFPQSAEIQVVWRSFQLDPDIVNAPDKNVYQYLAERKGQSVEWAKQVSAQVTQMAAAVGLDYQFEKSVVANSWDAHRLIQMAKATGNNAQHANLGDAAEEALFKAYFTDGKNMADAEVLAQLGASIGLDPAEVKEMLRKGQFDEAIEGDLALAQQFGVRGVPFFVFDRKYAISGAQEPEAFLQVLEKSFSEWRVANPAFAMSVLEGPSCTPDGECN; translated from the coding sequence ATGAAAGTCGAAATCTGGTCTGATATCATGTGCCCGTTTTGCTATATCGGCAAACGGAAGTTTGAATTGGCATTGGCGCAATTTCCGCAAAGCGCTGAAATACAAGTCGTCTGGAGAAGCTTCCAATTGGATCCGGACATCGTCAATGCGCCAGACAAAAACGTGTACCAATACTTGGCCGAGCGCAAAGGACAATCCGTCGAATGGGCCAAACAGGTTTCCGCACAGGTGACGCAAATGGCGGCCGCTGTCGGATTGGATTACCAATTTGAAAAATCTGTCGTTGCCAATTCTTGGGATGCGCACCGCCTGATTCAGATGGCCAAGGCCACCGGCAACAATGCGCAGCATGCCAATTTGGGCGATGCTGCAGAGGAGGCATTGTTCAAGGCCTACTTCACCGACGGCAAAAACATGGCCGATGCCGAAGTCTTGGCACAATTGGGGGCATCAATCGGCTTGGATCCTGCCGAGGTCAAGGAAATGCTGCGAAAAGGTCAATTCGACGAAGCAATTGAAGGCGACTTGGCCTTGGCACAGCAATTTGGTGTACGGGGTGTGCCATTTTTTGTCTTTGACCGAAAGTATGCGATTTCCGGAGCACAGGAGCCCGAGGCTTTCCTGCAAGTGCTGGAAAAATCCTTTTCAGAATGGCGTGTTGCCAATCCTGCCTTTGCCATGTCGGTATTGGAAGGGCCAAGCTGCACGCCCGACGGCGAATGCAACTAG
- a CDS encoding alkaline phosphatase family protein — MRYLLFLSVLALGFCGCKQRSLVHQENHAALVDPKLTSHPKVLIRIAFGSCAEQDKPQPILEAVIREKPDLFIYLGDNIYADTDDMAKMQSAYNEFAKVPEFQHLRETTPILATWDDHDYGTNDIGRHYAHKKESKEIFLNFWREPKESIRWQHEGIYHSEYYGEGDQRVQVILLDTRTFRDNLILNDDKKRWKNDYQPNENPDSTFLGADQWSWLEKELQQPAVFRIIATSNQFCHEYNGWESWTNVPHEQKRMVDLLRDGNVGGVVFISGDVHWGELSMVKPESLYPLYDMTSSGITETWPKTEPNKYRVGAVEPANNFGLFTIDWSDDPTLTMELKTVDGKSSVVQKVKWSELQPADQ; from the coding sequence ATGCGTTATCTTTTGTTTTTGAGTGTTTTGGCACTTGGATTTTGCGGTTGCAAGCAAAGATCATTGGTCCACCAAGAGAACCATGCTGCCTTAGTTGATCCAAAATTGACTTCGCATCCCAAAGTCCTTATAAGGATTGCCTTTGGATCGTGTGCAGAGCAAGACAAGCCACAGCCGATTTTGGAGGCGGTCATTCGGGAGAAGCCCGACCTTTTCATCTACCTCGGGGACAATATCTACGCCGACACCGATGACATGGCGAAAATGCAATCGGCCTACAACGAATTTGCGAAAGTTCCTGAATTCCAGCATTTACGCGAAACTACCCCGATCTTGGCTACTTGGGACGACCATGACTACGGGACCAATGACATTGGCCGGCATTACGCGCACAAAAAGGAGAGCAAGGAGATTTTCTTGAACTTCTGGCGCGAACCCAAGGAAAGCATCCGCTGGCAACATGAAGGAATCTACCACAGTGAATACTATGGCGAAGGCGACCAACGCGTACAAGTGATTTTGCTGGATACACGCACTTTCCGAGACAATTTGATCTTGAACGACGACAAAAAACGCTGGAAAAACGATTATCAACCCAACGAAAACCCAGACAGCACATTTCTCGGTGCCGACCAATGGTCTTGGCTCGAAAAGGAACTTCAGCAACCTGCGGTTTTTCGCATCATCGCCACGAGTAATCAATTTTGTCACGAATACAACGGCTGGGAAAGCTGGACCAATGTCCCGCACGAGCAAAAGCGGATGGTCGACTTGCTCCGCGATGGAAACGTCGGTGGCGTGGTGTTCATCAGCGGCGATGTACACTGGGGCGAATTGTCGATGGTCAAGCCCGAGAGCCTCTATCCTTTGTATGATATGACAAGCAGTGGCATCACAGAAACCTGGCCCAAAACCGAACCCAACAAATACCGCGTCGGGGCCGTGGAGCCCGCCAATAATTTCGGCCTTTTTACGATCGATTGGAGTGATGATCCGACGCTGACGATGGAGCTCAAAACGGTGGACGGGAAAAGCAGCGTGGTACAAAAAGTGAAGTGGTCGGAGCTGCAGCCTGCAGATCAGTAA